In a genomic window of Penaeus chinensis breed Huanghai No. 1 chromosome 30, ASM1920278v2, whole genome shotgun sequence:
- the LOC125041372 gene encoding uncharacterized protein LOC125041372, protein MRTWISLTVLSVAVVSTLSFPRPDAEYKIPTVGLGARSQYYVLHDDGTFKYGYDTGDGAYESAMANAPGDVSGSFGYKDASGADIKLDYTANDQGFLVSGSHLPVAPVADTPLVSTKSAASTYDAPKVPSQSSVASQPGAPSQPVAVSAPFEEAQVRSSALGDGSYSFSYETQRSSRHETADALNNVRGRYSFIADDNVNRQIQYVAGADTGYIAEGDSLPQGPPVPGAETGIPTGRILPVLSEEEANKLAAATSGSAGASPSTGATYSSSSGSPSTGATYSSPRDSTARDASYSFSYDAGQSSRSESADPNLNVQGTFSFDADDGIRRTVNYVAGSATGFVAEGDHLPVASDVPSSESDTQSSSPSVVSTKSASPAPSRPTAQPKLVAPAAPAEEAQVRSSALGDGSYSFSYETQSSSRHESADALNNVRGRYSFVADDDVNRQIQYVAGADTGYIAEGDSLPQGPPVPGAETGIPTGRILPVLSEEEANALAGVSPLLKSGEGSDIADTQADASYKFAFDSDSYSRTEEADADGNIVGSYTYVDEEGKEHTVSFVAGRKTGFLPKAAAGEATPVAAVSPAYSSPSRPSTVTAVKAASPLTTTKTAGSSATAGSHTSQVIGDVLLHQYNAVNSPKYGYVFTAVR, encoded by the exons ATGAGGACGTGGATTAGCTTA ACCGTGTTGTCCGTGGCGGTGGTTAGCACGCTGAGTTTTCCACGTCCTGATGCCGAGTACAAGATTCCGACCGTAGGCCTCGGAGCCAGGTCACAATACTATGTTCTCCACGACGACGGGACCTTCAAGTATGGCTACGACACTGGTGACGGAGCCTACGAGTCTGCGATGGCAAATGCTCCCGGCGACGTATCTGGCTCGTTTGGATACAAGGATGCATCCGGGGCAGACATAAAGCTGGATTATACAGCTAATGACCAAGGCTTCCTTGTCAGCGGATCTCATCTGCCAGTTGCCCCAGTCGCTGACACTCCTCTCGTCTCGACCAAAAGTGCGGCTTCCACTTATGATGCTCCTAAAGTTCCTTCGCAGTCTTCAGTCGCCTCCCAACCAGGTGCTCCCTCACAGCCTGTAGCCGTATCAGCACCGTTTGAAGAAGCTCAAGTGCGAAGCTCTGCTCTTGGCGATGGAAGCTACTCTTTCTCCTACGAGACTCAGAGAAGCTCACGCCACGAAACAGCAGATGCTCTCAACAATGTCAGGGGAAGGTATTCCtttattgctgatgataatgtaaataggcAAATCCAGTATGTTGCTGGAGCTGACACCGGTTACATTGCTGAAGGAGACTCTCTTCCTCAAGGACCACCTGTTCCAGGTGCAGAGACTGGTATTCCAACTGGACGCATTCTTCCTGTTCTGTCTGAAGAAGAGGCTAACAAGCTTGCCGCTGCCACTTCTGGTTCTGCAGGTGCTAGCCCTTCGACTGGTGCCACCTACAGTTCCTCAAGTGGTAGCCCTTCGACTGGTGCCACCTACAGTTCCCCACGTGATTCCACTGCAAGGGACGCCTCTTACTCTTTCAGTTATGATGCTGGTCAAAGCTCGCGATCCGAAAGTGCTGATCCCAACCTTAACGTACAGGGAACTTTCAGCTTTGATGCTGATGATGGAATTAGAAGGACTGTGAACTATGTTGCTGGATCTGCTACCGGTTTTGTTGCTGAAGGTGACCACTTACCTGTTGCTTCAGATGTGCCAAGTTCTGAGTCTGACACCCAGTCTTCCAGCCCTAGTGTTGTGTCAACCAAAAGTGCATCTCCTGCCCCTTCACGGCCTACTGCCCAACCCAAGCTTGTTGCCCCAGCAGCACCAGCTGAAGAAGCACAAGTACGAAGCTCTGCTCTTGGCGATGGAAGTTATTCTTTCTCCTACGAGACTCAGAGTAGCTCACGACATGAAAGTGCAGATGCTCTCAACAACGTCAGGGGAAGGTATTCTTTTGTTGCTGATGATGACGTAAATAGGCAAATCCAATATGTTGCCGGAGCTGACACCGGTTACATAGCTGAAGGAGACTCCCTTCCTCAAGGACCACCTGTTCCAGGTGCAGAAACTGGAATTCCAACTGGACGcattcttcctgttctttctgAAGAAGAAGCCAATGCTCTAGCAGGAGTCTCACCTCTGCTGAAGTCTGGAGAGGGGAGCGACATTGCAGACACTCAAGCAGATGCTTCTTACAAGTTTGCCTTTGATTCTGATAGTTATTCACGGACGGAGGAAGCTGATGCTGATGGCAACATTGTCGGAAGCTATACTTAtgtagatgaagaaggaaaagaacataCTGTTAGCTTTGTAGCGGGAAGAAAAACTGGATTTTTGCCCAAAGCAGCTGCAGGAGAGGCAACACCTGTAGCAGCTGTTTCACCTGCGTATTCGTCACCTTCGAGACCAAGCACTGTTACAGCTGTCAAAGCTGCCAGTCctttaacaacaacgaaaactgCAGGATCCTCAGCAACGGCTGGCAGTCACACATCGCAGGTCATAGGCGACGTTCTCCTTCACCAGTATAATGCTGTCAACAGTCCCAAATATGGTTACGTCTTCACGGCTGTCCGCTGA
- the LOC125041263 gene encoding uncharacterized protein LOC125041263, producing MRTWTSLTVLSVAVVSTLSFPRPDAEYKIPTVGLGARSQYYVLHDDGTFKYGYDTGDGAYESAMANAPGDVSGSFGYKDASGADIKLDYTANDQGFLVSGSHLPVAPVADTPLVSTKSAASTYDAPKVPSQSSVASLPGARSQPVAVSAPFEEAQVRSSALGDGSYSFSYETQRSSRHETADALNNVRGRYSFIADDNVNRQIQYVAGADTGYIAEGDSLPQGPPVPGAETGIPTGRILPVLSEEEANKLAAATSGSAGASPSTGATYSSSSGSLRTGATYSSPRDSTARDASYSFSYDAGQSSRSESADPNLNVQGTFSFDADDGIRRTVNYVAGSATGFVAEGDHLPVAPDADFGSRIQSSSPSVVSTKSAATTYVAPTPSRSAAPSRPVAPAAPVEEAQVRSSALDDGSYSFSYETQSSSRHESADALNNVRGRYSFIADDNVNRQIQYVAGADTGYIAEGDSLPQGPPVPGAETGIPTGRILPVLSEEEANKLAAATSGSAGASPSIGATYSSSSGSPSTGATYSSSSGSPSTGATYSSPRDSTARDASYSFSYDAGQSSRSESADPNLNVQGTFSFDADDGIRRTVNYVAGSATGFVAEGDHLPVAPDADFGSRIQSSSPSVVSTKSAATTYVAPTPSRSAAPSRPVAPAAPVEEAQVRSSALDDGSYSFSYETQSSSRHESADALNNVRGSMLPELIPVTLLKETPFLKDHLFQVQKLEFQLDAFSLFFLKKKLTSLPLPLLVLQVLALRLVPPTVPQVVALRLVPPTVPQVVALRLVPPTVPHVTRDASYSFSYDAGQSSRSESADPNLNVQGTFSFDADDGIRRTVNYVAGSATGFVAEGDHLPVAPDADFGSRIQSSSPSVVSTKSAATTYVSPTPSRSAAPSRPVAPAAPVEEAQVRSSALADGSYSFSYETQRSSRHETADALNNVRGRYSFIADDNVNRQIQYVAGADTGYIAEGDSLPQGPPVPGAETGIPTGRILPVLSEEEANKLAAATSGSAGASPSTGATYSSSSGSPSTGATYSSPRDSTARDASYSFSYDAGQSSRSESADPNLNVQGTFSFDADDGIRRTVNYVAGSATGFVAEGDHLPVAPDADFGSRIQSSSPSVVSTKSAATTYVAPTPSRSAAPSRPVAPAAPVEEAQVRSSALDDGSYSFSYETQSSSRHESADALNNVRGRYSFIADDNVNRQIQYVAGADTGYIAEGDSLPQGPPVPGAETGIPTGRILPVLSEEEANKLAAATSGSAGASPSIGATYSSSSGSPSTGATYSSSSGSPSTGATYSSPRDSTARDASYSFSYDAGQSSRSESADPNLNVQGTFSFDADDGIRRTVNYVAGSATGFVAEGDHLPVAPDADFGSRIQSSSPSVVSTKSAATTYVAPTPSRSAAPSRPVAPAAPVEEAQVRSSALDDGSYSFSYETQSSSRHESADALNNVRGRYSFIADDNVNRQIQYVAGADTGYIAEGDSLPQGPPVPGAETGIPTGRILPVLSEEEANALAGVSPLLKSGEGSDIADIRADASYKFSFDSDSYSRTEEADADGNIVGSYTYVDEDGKEHTVNFVAGRKTGFLPEGVFEPKAIVGDATPAAVVSPAYSSPSRPSGVTVVQTASPVVITKAAGSATSGSHTSQVVGDVLLHQYSAVNSPKYGYVFTAVR from the exons ATGAGGACGTGGACTAGCTTA ACCGTGTTGTCCGTGGCGGTGGTTAGCACGCTGAGTTTTCCACGTCCTGATGCCGAGTACAAGATTCCGACCGTAGGCCTCGGAGCCAGGTCACAATACTATGTTCTCCACGACGACGGGACCTTCAAGTATGGCTACGACACTGGTGACGGAGCCTACGAGTCTGCGATGGCAAATGCTCCCGGCGACGTATCTGGCTCGTTTGGATACAAGGATGCATCCGGGGCAGACATAAAGCTGGATTATACAGCTAATGACCAAGGCTTCCTTGTCAGCGGATCTCATCTGCCAGTTGCCCCAGTCGCTGACACTCCTCTCGTCTCGACCAAAAGTGCGGCTTCCACTTATGATGCTCCTAAAGTTCCTTCGCAGTCTTCAGTCGCCTCCCTACCAGGTGCTCGCTCACAGCCTGTAGCCGTATCAGCACCGTTTGAAGAAGCTCAAGTGCGAAGCTCTGCTCTTGGCGATGGAAGCTACTCTTTCTCCTACGAGACTCAGAGAAGCTCACGCCACGAAACAGCAGATGCTCTCAACAATGTCAGGGGAAGGTATTCCtttattgctgatgataatgtaaataggcAAATCCAGTATGTTGCTGGAGCTGACACCGGTTACATTGCTGAAGGAGACTCTCTTCCTCAAGGACCACCTGTTCCAGGTGCAGAGACTGGTATTCCAACTGGACGCATTCTTCCTGTTCTGTCTGAAGAAGAGGCTAACAAGCTTGCCGCTGCCACTTCTGGTTCTGCAGGTGCTAGCCCTTCGACTGGTGCCACCTACAGTTCCTCAAGTGGTAGCCTTCGGACTGGTGCCACCTACAGTTCCCCACGTGACTCCACTGCAAGGGACGCCTCTTACTCTTTCAGTTATGATGCTGGTCAAAGCTCGCGGTCCGAAAGTGCTGATCCCAACCTTAACGTACAGGGAACTTTCAGCTTTGATGCTGATGATGGAATTAGGAGGACTGTGAACTATGTTGCTGGATCTGCTACCGGTTTTGTTGCTGAAGGTGACCACTTACCTGTTGCTCCAGATGCTGATTTTGGCTCTCGAATTCAGTCTTCCAGCCCAAGTGTTGTGTCAACAAAGAGTGCAGCTACAACCTATGTTGCTCCTACTCCTTCACGATCTGCTGCCCCTTCAAGACCCGTTGCCCCAGCAGCACCAGTTGAGGAAGCACAAGTACGAAGCTCTGCTCTTGATGATGGAAGTTATTCTTTCTCCTACGAGACTCAGAGTAGTTCACGACATGAAAGTGCAGATGCTCTCAACAACGTCAGGGGAAGGTATTCCtttattgctgatgataatgtaaataggcAAATCCAGTATGTTGCCGGAGCTGACACCGGTTACATAGCTGAAGGAGACTCTCTTCCTCAAGGACCACCTGTTCCAGGTGCAGAGACTGGTATTCCAACTGGACGCATTCTTCCTGTTCTGTCTGAAGAAGAGGCTAACAAGCTTGCCGCTGCCACTTCTGGTTCTGCAGGTGCTAGCCCTTCGATTGGTGCCACCTACAGTTCCTCAAGTGGTAGCCCTTCGACTGGTGCCACCTACAGTTCCTCAAGTGGTAGCCCTTCGACTGGTGCCACCTACAGTTCCCCACGTGACTCCACTGCAAGGGACGCCTCTTACTCTTTCAGTTATGATGCTGGTCAAAGCTCGCGGTCCGAAAGTGCTGATCCCAACCTTAACGTACAGGGAACTTTCAGCTTTGATGCTGATGATGGAATTAGAAGGACTGTGAACTATGTTGCTGGATCTGCTACCGGTTTTGTTGCTGAAGGTGACCACTTACCTGTTGCTCCAGATGCTGATTTTGGCTCTCGAATTCAGTCTTCCAGCCCAAGTGTTGTGTCAACAAAGAGTGCAGCTACAACCTATGTTGCTCCTACTCCTTCACGATCTGCTGCCCCTTCAAGACCCGTTGCCCCAGCAGCACCAGTTGAGGAAGCACAAGTACGAAGCTCTGCTCTTGATGATGGAAGTTATTCTTTCTCCTACGAGACTCAGAGTAGCTCACGACATGAAAGTGCAGATGCTCTCAACAACGTCAGGGGAAG TATGTTGCCGGAGCTGATACCGGTTACATTGCTGAAGGAGACTCCCTTCCTCAAGGACCACCTGTTCCAGGTGCAGAAACTGGAATTCCAACTGGACGCATTCTCCCTGTTCTTTCTGAAGAAGAAGCTAACAAGCTTGCCGCTGCCACTTCTGGTTCTGCAGGTGCTAGCCCTTCGATTGGTGCCACCTACAGTTCCTCAAGTGGTAGCCCTTCGACTGGTGCCACCTACAGTTCCTCAAGTGGTAGCCCTTCGACTGGTGCCACCTACAGTTCCCCACGTGACAAGGGACGCCTCTTACTCTTTCAGTTATGATGCTGGTCAAAGCTCGCGGTCCGAAAGTGCTGATCCCAACCTTAACGTACAGGGAACTTTCAGCTTTGATGCTGATGATGGAATTAGAAGGACTGTGAACTATGTTGCTGGATCTGCTACCGGTTTTGTTGCTGAAGGTGACCACTTACCTGTTGCTCCAGATGCTGATTTTGGCTCTCGAATTCAGTCTTCCAGCCCAAGTGTTGTGTCAACAAAGAGTGCAGCTACAACCTATgtttctcctactccttcacgATCTGCTGCCCCTTCAAGACCCGTTGCCCCAGCAGCACCAGTTGAGGAAGCACAAGTACGAAGCTCTGCTCTTGCTGATGGAAGCTACTCTTTCTCCTACGAGACTCAGAGAAGCTCACGCCACGAAACAGCAGATGCTCTCAACAATGTCAGGGGAAGGTATTCCtttattgctgatgataatgtaaataggcAAATCCAGTATGTTGCTGGAGCTGACACCGGTTACATTGCTGAAGGAGACTCTCTTCCTCAAGGACCACCTGTTCCAGGTGCAGAGACTGGTATTCCAACTGGACGCATTCTTCCTGTTCTGTCTGAAGAAGAGGCTAACAAGCTTGCCGCTGCCACTTCTGGTTCTGCAGGTGCTAGCCCTTCGACTGGTGCCACCTACAGTTCCTCAAGTGGTAGCCCTTCGACTGGTGCCACCTACAGTTCCCCACGTGACTCCACTGCAAGGGACGCCTCTTACTCTTTCAGTTATGATGCTGGTCAAAGCTCGCGGTCCGAAAGTGCTGATCCCAACCTTAACGTACAGGGAACTTTCAGCTTTGATGCTGATGATGGAATTAGGAGGACTGTGAACTATGTTGCTGGATCTGCTACCGGTTTTGTTGCTGAAGGTGACCACTTACCTGTTGCTCCAGATGCTGATTTTGGCTCTCGAATTCAGTCTTCCAGCCCAAGTGTTGTGTCAACAAAGAGTGCAGCTACAACCTATGTTGCTCCTACTCCTTCACGATCTGCTGCCCCTTCAAGACCCGTTGCCCCAGCAGCACCAGTTGAGGAAGCACAAGTACGAAGCTCTGCTCTTGATGATGGAAGTTATTCTTTCTCCTACGAGACTCAGAGTAGTTCACGACATGAAAGTGCAGATGCTCTCAACAACGTCAGGGGAAGGTATTCCtttattgctgatgataatgtaaataggcAAATCCAGTATGTTGCCGGAGCTGACACCGGTTACATAGCTGAAGGAGACTCTCTTCCTCAAGGACCACCTGTTCCAGGTGCAGAGACTGGTATTCCAACTGGACGCATTCTTCCTGTTCTGTCTGAAGAAGAGGCTAACAAGCTTGCCGCTGCCACTTCTGGTTCTGCAGGTGCTAGCCCTTCGATTGGTGCCACCTACAGTTCCTCAAGTGGTAGCCCTTCGACTGGTGCCACCTACAGTTCCTCAAGTGGTAGCCCTTCGACTGGTGCCACCTACAGTTCCCCACGTGACTCCACTGCAAGGGACGCCTCTTACTCTTTCAGTTATGATGCTGGTCAAAGCTCGCGGTCCGAAAGTGCTGATCCCAACCTTAACGTACAGGGAACTTTCAGCTTTGATGCTGATGATGGAATTAGAAGGACTGTGAACTATGTTGCTGGATCTGCTACCGGTTTTGTTGCTGAAGGTGACCACTTACCTGTTGCTCCAGATGCTGATTTTGGCTCTCGAATTCAGTCTTCCAGCCCAAGTGTTGTGTCAACAAAGAGTGCAGCTACAACCTATGTTGCTCCTACTCCTTCACGATCTGCTGCCCCTTCAAGACCCGTTGCCCCAGCAGCACCAGTTGAGGAAGCACAAGTACGAAGCTCTGCTCTTGATGATGGAAGTTATTCTTTCTCCTACGAGACTCAGAGTAGCTCACGACATGAAAGTGCAGATGCTCTCAACAACGTCAGGGGAAGGTATTCCtttattgctgatgataatgtaaataggcAAATCCAGTATGTTGCCGGAGCTGATACCGGTTACATTGCTGAAGGAGACTCCCTTCCTCAAGGACCACCTGTTCCAGGTGCAGAAACTGGAATTCCAACTGGACGCATTCTCCCTGTTCTTTCTGAAGAAGAAGCTAATGCTCTAGCAGGAGTCTCACCTCTGCTGAAGTCTGGAGAGGGGAGCGACATTGCAGACATTCGGGCAGATGCTTCATACAAATTTTCCTTTGATTCTGATAGTTATTCACGGACTGAAGAAGCTGATGCTGATGGCAACATTGTCGGAAGCTATACCTACGTagatgaagatggaaaagaaCATACTGTTAACTTTGTAGCTGGAAGAAAAACTGGATTTTTGCCCGAAGGAGTCTTTGAACCCAAAGCAATTGTAGGAGACGCAACACCTGCAGCAGTTGTGTCACCTGCGTATTCGTCACCTTCGAGACCAAGCGGTGTTACAGTTGTTCAAACTGCCAGTCCTGTAGTTATAACGAAGGCTGCAGGATCAGCAACATCTGGGAGTCACACATCGCAGGTCGTAGGCGATGTTCTCCTTCACCAGTATTCTGCTGTCAACAGCCCCAAATATGGTTATGTGTTTACAGCTGTTCGttaa